The region CCGCGACGCCTCGGACTCGATCGCGGCCAGGGCGTCGACAGCCACCTCGGGCCGGATGCGGGCCACCGCTCGACCGGCCTGCGCCTGCACCGCGATGGCCGAGACGTGGTGCGCCACCGTGTCGTGCAGCTCGCGTGCCAGTGCCACGCGCTCCTCGTTGCGGACCTCTCGCTGTCGGCGTTGCCAGAGGTCGGCGCGGTAGCGGAAGACCGCCGCGAGCGACACGACCATCAGCAGAAGTGCGCTCCCACCGAAGAGCTCGGCCCAGTCGGCCGACCCGGCCCGCATGCCCAGCGCGACGACGACGGCCACGAACGCCGTTCCCGTGACGATCTCCCGCCCCGAGCCCCACCGCACGAGGGAGTACAGGAGGACGAGGACGGCCGTCATGGAGTAGAGACCGACGTCGCCGACGGACCGGGTCAGCTGGATCACGGAGAGCAGACCGGCGACCCCCCAGCCCGTCAGGGCGGCGACAAGGGGTCGATCCCGTCGCCAGAGCAGGGCAGGCACCAGCACCAGGGCGAGTGCCGTCACGACGTACCGCCAGGTCAGGCCCGGGCGGGCGACCCCCTCCACCAGGACGGTGACCGCGAAAGCACCCACCAGCAGCCGGTCGTGACGACCAGCGGGTGGGACGCCACCGGGCCGCGGCTCGTCCCAGAGGGGGAGCCGGCGCTGGACGGTGACCACGGCTGCAGCCTAGGGACCCGCGGGGCCCTGCGTACCGGCCGAAAGTACAGGACGCGGACCGTGCCATCGGCCGGGTGGACAGCGGCCTCGGGAGGGATGTGGCCACCGCCGGGCTTCGGAGATCGTCGACGTGTCGAACCCCACCGCAGAGATGGAGCCCACCATGAGCACCCACCGCCCCACCCCAGTCACCCTCGAGGACCAGCGACTCCCCGTCAGGGCCAAGCTCGTCGCAGCGTGGACGAGCTTCGCGCTGCTGTACGCCTACGTGGACATCCTCGGCTTCTACACGCCCGGCACCGTCGAGGACATCCTCGACGGAAAGGTCCACACGTTCGACCTCTCGCAGGCCTTCTCGATCACCGCTCTGACCATCGTGTCGGTGCCGATCTTCATGATCGTGCTGACGGCGGTCCTGAAACCTCGGGCGAACCGCCTCACGAACCTCGGCGTGGCCGCGCTCTACGTCCCCATCACGGTCTTCAACGTGGCGGGCGGGTTCTACCTGTACTACTACGGTTTCGGCGTCGTGCTGGAGCTCGTCGTGCTCGCCCTCGTGCTGCGCTACGCGTGGGCCTGGCCCCGGTCCGTGCCGTCGGCAGCGTCGGCCACCGGACCGGATGCCGAGCGGGTCCGGGTCGAGCAGCAGGCGTGACCGCCGATGGACGGTCGGGATCGTGGTCCCCCACAGGGCACCGTCGGCAGGTTCGTGCCACGGTGGTCGGGCACGGCCGCCCCCTGGCGGTCGCCATCACCCGGCGAACCCCGCACCGCTGGGCCGAGCGCTTCATCCGCGAGCACGCCCTGGAGGACCGACACCACCATGACCGCCGTCGAGAACGACCTCATCTATCCGCCGCCGCTGCAGGTCGCGTCGTGGCGACGCGAGGTGCACTCCCTGTATGCCGCGGTGCGCGACGAGCCCGAACCCGCAGCCGCGCACGCCCTCTGGGTGCAGCGGCGGACCAAGCTGTTCGACACGCACCCCGCGTCACCCCGGCGGCCGGGGCAGCAGATGCGGCACGCGGCATACGACCCGGCCTTCCGGTTCACGGTCCCGGTGGTGCCGGCCGAGCTCGACCCGTGGGAGTTCACGTCGGGCACCAACGGTGTCGTGCCGTTCAGTGGGATCGGCACCGTGGCGCTCGGCGCCCTCGGCGAGGTGGCCGTGTGGTGGCTGGACTCCTACGGAGGCGGCGTGTTCCTGCCGCTGCGCGACGGGTCAGCCGGACGTGAGACGTACGGCGCCGGTCGCTACGTGCTCGACACGGTCAAGGGCAGCGACCTCGGTCGCAAGGACGAGAGCTGGGTGGTCGACCTGAACTTCGCGTACAACCCGTCCTGCGTCTACGACTACCGCTGGGTCTGCCCGCTGGCCCCGGTGACGAACCGCATCGACGCTCCCGCTGCGGTGGGTGAGCTCCTTCCAGAGGGCTACGACCTCGCCTAGGGTCGAGACGTGAACCAGTTGCTGCGGCAGGTGCTCCCCGTTCTCGGACTGGATGAGGAGCATGCGGCCGGGCACCTCGACCTCCCGGCCGGAAACGCCCTCCCGTCGGCTCTCCCGGTCAGCACGCTCGCCTGTGGCTCGGTCGCTGCGGCTGGCCTCGCCGGACTCGCTCTGCGCGGAGCTGGTGTCGAAGGTGCGGCCGAGGGCGGGCGCGTCCACGTGGATCCTCGACAGGTCGCCGTCGCCTTCCGCAGCGACCAGGTGCTGCGCGTCGATGGAGCTGCGATCGACGGGTTCGCCCCGTTGTCAGGGTTCTTCGCGGCCAGCGACGGATGGGTGCGCACGCACGCCAACTACCCGCACCACCGCGCTCGGCTGCTGAGGGCGCTCGACCTGCCCGAGACCGCCGGACGGCAGGACGTTGCGGCGGCCGTCGCCGGGCGCACAGCGCAATCCGTGGAGGATGCCGTCGTCGCCGACCACGGGATCGCCGTCCGGGTGCGGTCGGTCGGGGAGTGGATGGCCTCGGAGCACGCCCGTGCGGTGTCGACGCACGAGGTCCTGGCCGTGACCCGCGACGGCGACGCCGGCGCCATACCGGTCCCGGATCGTCCGCGGGTCCTGGACCTGACGCGCGTGATCGCCGGGCCGGTGGCCACTCGCACGCTGGCCTTCGTCGGGTGCGACGTGCTGCGCGTCGACAGCCCCCACCTGCCCGAGATCGAGCTCCAGCACCTCGACACCGGTGCGGGCAAGCGCTCGACGTTGATCGACCTGCACGAAACCCATGCGCGGCAACGGTTCCACGAGCTTCTCGACGCTGCCGACGTCCTGGTCACGGGATACCGCCCGGGCGCCCTCGAGGTGTTCGGTCTTCATTCCGACGAGCTGGCCCGCAGCCATCCGGGTCTTGTCGTCGCGTCGCTGTCGGCCTGGACGCCGTCAGGACCGTGGGGGGACCGTCGCGGGTTCGACAGCATCGTGCAGGCAGCCACCGGGATCGCGATGATCGAATCGGTCGACGGCCAGACCCCCGGGGCACTTCCGGCCCAGGCCCTGGACCACGCGACGGGATACCTGGTCGCTGCGGGAGTCCTTGCGGCACTGAGGAACCGGACGACCGAGGGAGGCACCTGGAGCGTCTCCGCCCACCTCGCCCGCACCGCCCACTGGCTGCTCCAGTCCGACGCGTTGGACGGACCGGCAGAGGCCGTCACCGACGTGGAGCCGTGGACCCTCGCTCGGGCGACTTCTCACGGGACCGTCACCCAGTCGCGGCCGGCGTTCCAGATCGCCGGCGGGCCGAGGGAGTTCGCCGATGTCGGGCACCGTTGGGGGACCGACACCGCCGAGTGGCTCTGAACGTGTGCCGCCCTCGAGGTATCCGACGCCGAGGTCGTCAGCGAACTTCAGGACGTCGGAGAGACTTGCTCGATCCGGCGGTTCCAGCTCACCTCGACGCCGAGGAGGACCACCACCCCGCCAGGGCGCCCGACACCGTGGCCTCAGGCAGACTGGCGTGGTGTCCCGTCCCCCCTTGCCGTCCAAGCCCTGCGCCCGGTGCGGTCGAACCATCACCTGGCGCAAGGTCTGGGCTCGCTACTGGGACTCGGTGCGCTGGTGCTCGGACAGCTGCCGCAAGCACGGCCTGAGCGACGTCGATCGAAAGCTCGAGGCGTCCCTGGGGTCGCTGCTGGACGGGCGGTCGGCCAGCTCGTCGGTGTGCCCGTCGGAGGCGGCCCGTGCTGTCGGTGCGGACGACTGGTCCGGCCTGATGGAGCCGGCACGGATGGCCGCCCGACGGCTGGTGGCAGCGGGGCGCGCCCAGATCACCCAGGGTGGACAGGTCGTCGACCCCAGCAAGTTCAAGGGCCCGCTCCGCGTGCGCCGACCGCGGTGAGCGCCGGCACCGACCGAGCGCGGCCGGGCAGCCGGCTACCCACCCCGTCCGTCGGCGAGGAGGTCGCCTGGGTGCAGCGGCACGTGGGCCACCTCGTGCTCGAACCGGAGGTGAGGGCCAGCCCCGGGTTCCGCGGTGGTCAGAGTGCTGCCGACGCCGCCCTCGCCGCCTTCGACGTGACCGGGTACGCGCGGGCCCGCAACGAGGTCCTGCCCCGACGCGCGCGAGGGGCGAGCAGGTTGAGCCCGTACGTCCGCCACGGCCTCATCGACCTCCCCACCCTGTGGGCGCACGTGGCCTCCGGGCCCGGGCGCGACCGGGACAAGTACCGCGACGAGCTGCTCTGGCAGGAGTACGCCCGACACCTGCACGCCCGACTCGGGGATGCCCTGCGCTCGCCGCTGCGCCACGAACCGCCCCGCCGCACCCCCGACGGGGAGTGGGGCTGGAACCGCGAGATGGCCTGTGTCGACCTGGCCGTCGGAGAGCTCGAGAGCGACGGCTGGCTGGTCAACCAGACCCGGATGTGGCTCGCCTCGCAGTGGTCCGTGCGGGCCGGCTTCGACTGGCGCGAGGGGGCCGAGCACTTCGAGCGACACCTGCTCGACGGGTCGGCGGCAGCCAACCTGTTGGGGTGGCAGTGGACCATCGGCACCGGCACCGGCAAGCCGTACGGCTTCAGCCGTTGGCAGGTGCGCAAGCGCGCGCCCGGCCTCTGCGAGGCCTGCCCGCTCAACGACCACTGCCCCATCGACGGATGGCCGAACTCGACCAGCGGCCCCGCGGTGACGAACCAGGATCCTCTGCTTCGCGCAGACCCCCGCGCACACGTCACTGCCGGGCCGGCGTCGGTCGAGGCGCTCGACAGCGGTGCCACGCCCGAGGCGGTGTGGCTGACATGGGAGTCCCTCGGAGACGGCGACCCGGCCCTCGTGGCCCACCCCGACCTTCCCGCGGTGCTCGTCCTCGACGAGAGGCTGCTCGGAGTCCGACGGCTCTCGGGCAAGCGTCTCGTCTTCGTCGCGGAGGCCCTCGCCGACCTCGCCACCCGCCGCGAAGTCGAGGTGCACCTCGGCGACCCGGCCACCGTCCTCGGCGGACGTCCCCTCGCCGCCACCGCGGCGCCGGTCCCCGGCTGGCGACGCCTTGCCTCACGTCTCGAGATCGAGCGTCACCCATGGCCCTGGCTCGTGCGTCCGGGTTCCGGCCCGGTCACGAGCTTCACCGCGTGGCGTCGCTCGAGTGGCGCCCCCACCACGGGTGCGAACCGCGGACGGTCGCCACGGCGTCGCTGATTCCCCATCCACGCGCTCCCGAACGCGGTCACCGACCTCAGACTGCTGAGCGGTCAGGGTGCGGGGATGCTCCGTGGGTCAAAGCCGAACGGCAGCTCGAGCCGGTGCGCGGACATGAGGGCGTCGTCCGTCAGCACGTCCCGGGTGGCGTCGTCGGCGACCACGACCCCGTCGGACAGGACGACCGACCGCGGGCACAGCTCGTAGGCGTAGGGCAGGTCGTGGGTCACCATGAGCACCGTGACGTCGAGCGACCGGATGATGTCGGCGAGCTCGCGACGCGACGCCGGGTCGAGGTTGGACGACGGCTCGTCCAGGACGAGCACCTCGGGCTCCATGGCCAGGACGGTGGCGACCGCGACCCGGCGTCGCTGGCCGAAGGACAGGTGGTGCGGGGGTCGGTCGATGAAGTCCACCATCCCGACCCGGTCGAGGGCGTCGACCACCCGACGCTCGAGCTCGACCCCACGCAGGCCGAGGTTGGCGGGCCCGAACTCCACGTCGGCCCGCACCGTGGGCATGAACAGCTGGTCGTCGGGGTCCTGGAAGACGACGCCGACCCTGCGGCGGATCTCCATGAGGTTGTCGCGGGTGACGGGAAGTCCCGACACCGACACCGATCCCGCTCCGGCAGTGAGGATCCCGTTGAGGTGCAGCACCAGAGTCGTCTTGCCGGCACCGTTCGGGCCGAGCAGCGCCACGCGCTCGCCCCGGTGCACGTGCAGGTTCACCCCGAACAACGCCTGGTGGCCGTCGGGGTAGGCGAAGGCGAGCCCTTGGACGTCGAGGACCGGTGTGCTCACAGCGCCACCGCCGCAGCCAGGGTGAGGACCGCGAGAGCCGGTATGGCGCCGGCGACGCGCCACTGCGCGGACGTCGCCGTCAGCGGGTGGGTGACCGGGAGCTGTCCCTGGTAGCCGCGGGACAGCATGGCGAGGTGCACGCGTTCGCCTCTCTCGTAGGACCTGATGAACAGGGCGCCGGCGGTGGAGGCCAGCGCCGGCCACGCCCGGAACGACCTGGCCCGGAAGCCACGTGACTCGCGCGCGATCCTCATGCGGGCCAGCTCCGCGGTGACGACCTCGAGGTAGCGAACCATGAATCCCATGATCTGCACGAGCAGGTTGGGCAGGCGCAGCTTCTCGAGGCCTGCGACGACGTGCCGCGGCTCGGTGGTCGTCGCGACGACGAGGGAGGCCATCACGCCGAGGGTTCCCTTGGCGAGCAGCGCCCACCCGGACACCAGTCCCTGCTCGGACAGCTCCAGCGGTCCCAGGGAGACCTTGGGCCCGGTCGCCACGAACGGCACGAGCAGCGCGAACACCACGAAGGGCGTCTCCACCAGCATCCGCTTGGCGAAGTAGGGGAACGGGACCCGGCTCGCCCGCTGGGCGACGAGGACGAGCAGGAGGTGGACGCCATACGCCCAGTAGGCCGTCCGCGGGGTGAGGACCACGGCCACGACGTAGGTGAGCAGCGTGACGAGCTTGACGTGCGAGGGCAGGCGGTGGACCAGCGAGTGCCCGTGGAAGTGCAGGTGATGGCCGTGGCCGGCGCCCACCTCAGTCGCCGTGCTGGTCGTGCTCGCGGCGCCGCAGCACCATGAACAGGCCCCCGGCGACGGCCCCGACGACGACCACTCCGACGACGCCGGCGATGCCCCCGGACAGTCGGGCGTCCTCGACGCCGCGCGTGGCGTACTCGGCGAACGGTGACCCGCTGCTGGCATGGTCGGTGGCGCTGCCGAGGAAGCCCTTCTCGCCGGCGACGAACTCCAGGCCGTCCGGGTGGCTCGAGGCGTAGAACGACACGACTCCCGCGAGGAGCAGCGAGACGAGCACCCCCAGGACGAGCAGCGTGCGCGTGGACACCCGCCGCCTGGCCTCGGGCTCCTGCTCGGCGCCCTTGCGGTCCTGCTGGGGGAGTCGGCGGGTCATGCCGTCACCGCCGTGCGGATCGTCAGCTCGCGTTGCGCCAGAAGCGGTTTCGCGCCGTACACGAGGTCCGGTCGGGTCAGCACGATGCTCGAGACCGCCAGGGCCGTGATGACCGCCTCACCGACCCCGATGACGACGTGCACCCCGACCATCGCCGACGCCACCGTCGAGAACGGCACGTCTGCGTTCCCGCCCAAGGCGAACAGGACCGAGAAGGTGAAGGCAGCGATCGGCACGGACAGGAAGGCGCCGACGGCAGCCGCGGGGACGACCATGGCCATGCGCTTGGGAAGGATCGCCTGGGCGAGCTTGAACACTCCCCACCCGACCCAGACGCCGACGACGCCCATGAGCGTGATGTTGGTGCCGAGGGCCGTGATGCCGCCGTCCGCCATGAGGATCGCCTGCACGATGAGCACGACGGTGATCGCCAGCGTCGCGGTGAAGGGACCCACGAGCACCGCGGCCAAGGCACCTCCGAGGAGGTGGCCGGAGGTTCCCGCGGCGATGGGGAAGTTGAGCATCTGGGTGGCGAAGACGAACAGCGCAACCAGTCCGGCGAGGGGCGCGGTGCGGTCGTCGAGCTCGCGGCGCGATCCGCGCAGGGCCACTCCGACCGCAGCCGCGGCGACCACCGCCGTCCCGACCGAGGTCGGCGCGTTGAGGAAGCCATCGGGGACGTGCACGGGTGCTCCTGCCTGCTCGGGTGCTGCGGCCGCTGCTGGGATAGGTTTGCCGCAGACCGATCATCACCCTATTGCAAAGAGTTCGCAATTAGCGATGGGGTCGCCCACCCGATCCGCCGACCGACACCCGTGAGGAGCACCGCGACCGTGAGCGCACGACTCAGCCCCGGCGACGCCGCCCCCGACTTCACGCTGCCCGACGACCAGGGCGGCGAGGTCTCTCTGTCCGGCCTGCGCGGACGCAAGGTCATCGTCTACTTCTACCCCGCCGCGATGACGCCCGGCTGCACCACGCAGGCATGCGACTTCAGCGACAACATCAACACCCTCAAGGGCGAGGGCTACGAGGTCCTCGGCATCTCTCCCGACAGCCCGACCAAGCTCGCGAAGTTCCGCGAGAAGGACGGGTTGTCGATCACCCTCCTGTCCGACGCGGACCGCGCCGTCATGGACGCGTATGGCGCGTTCGGCGAGAAGAGGCTCTACGGCAAGACCGTGGAGGGGGTCATCCGGAGCACCGTCGTCGTGGACGAGGACGGTGCCGTGTCGCACGCCTTCTACAACGTCAAGGCCACCGGCCACGTCGCCAAGCTGCGCCGCGACCTCGGCCTCGACTGAGCGCCATACCGCTGCCGCTCGCCTGCCCGCCCCTCCGGGGCGCCGCACCCGTTCACCCCAAGGAGCCACCGCCATGAGCGACACCCCCTCCAGCAAGTCCGTGGAGCAGATCGAGGCCGAGATCGCTGCGGCCCGTGACCGCCTCGCCGGCACCGTCGACGAGCTGCACACCCGGACCGCGCCGCAGGAGATCGCGCGACGCCAGGTCGCGACGGCCAAGGAGAAGTTCACCGAGGCCACCCGCACGCCCTCGGGCGAGCTGCGCACGGAGCGGGTCGCCGCGCTGGCGGCTGCTGCGGTCGCGCTGCTCGGCCTCGGGGCCGCGCGCCGGCGTCGTGGCTGAGGACTCCTCCACGCCGCTCGGGTCGGCGTCTCGGGCTCGTGCCGCGGACCGGCTGCCCATCCGGATGCTGCACGACCGCGTGCTCGTCTCGCTCGAGGGCGAGGGTGGCGAACGCCGTTCCGGCGGCGGCATCGTCATTCCTGCCACGGCCAGCGTCGGGCGACGCCTGGCCTGGGCGACCGTGGTCGCCACCGGCCAGAACGTGCGGCAGGTCGAGGTCGGGGACCGGGTGCTCTTCGACCCCGAGGAGCGTGCCGAGGTCGAGCTGCAGTCCAAGGACTACGTGCTGCTGCGCGAGAAGGACCTGCACGCGGTGGCCGCCGCCCGCGTCAGCGAGGACGGCCAGACCGGCCTCTACCTCTGAGGCTGGACCGGCAGACCGGCCTCGCGCCAGGCCCTGAACCCGCCGACCACGTCGGTCGACCGCGTCACGCCAAGGCGCAGCAGCGCGTCGGCCGCGAGCGACGAGGTGAATCCCTCCTGGCACAGGACGAGCGCCCGCGTGTCCCAGCCGGCCTGGGGGAGCCGGGCCTCGTGCCGCGGGTCGAACCTCCACTCGAGGACGTTGCGCTCGACGACCAGTGGGGCCAGGTGGGCAGCGACCTCGCCCTCGGCAGCGCGCTGGGCCGCCGGACGGATGTCGACAAGCAGGGCGCGTCCGTGGAGGACTTCCTGGTAGGCCGCGCGGACGCTGATGCGACGCAGGCGGCTGCGGGCATCGGCAAGCTGGTCGTCGATCCCCGCGTAGGTCGGTGCCTCCCAGCCCCGGGCGTGCGTGGTGGACGCGGGTGAGCTGAACAGCTGGGTCTCCCAGTGCCCGGCGGGCCGCGTCGACGTCGTGGCGTGCACCACAGCGGTGCGCGGGTTCTCGGTCGTGACGGTCACCACTGCTCACCGGCCTTCTCGACGCCGGTGGCGTGCAGGGCGCCGTCGAGCAGCGCGTACCGGGTCATCCCGCGCAGGGCAGGGGAGTAGACGTGCACCGACAGGGCCGGGGAGTCCCCGAGGTTGTGCACGTCGTGGACGTGGTGGCTTCCGAACGTGCGGCCCTCGCCGGCGGTGAGCAGGCGCTCGTGGACGGTGCGCTGCGACCACGAGTGCTCTGCCAGCGTGCCCTTGACGGTGAGGAAGGCGCCTTCGGACTCGAGGTGGTCGTGCCATCCGGTGGACGTGCCGACCGGCCAGCCGATCAGCCAGATCTCGAGGTGGTCGGTCGCGTCGAGCCGGTGCCAGGTGCGCTCGCGGGAGTCGAGGTCGACCAGCCGCTCGAGGTCCGGGTCGGTGGCGAAGAGAGCGGCGGTGCGCAGCAGCTGGCTACGGGTGAAGCGGTTGATGCCGGGGGTCCCGGCGGTCGTGATGGCGGTCATGGTCCTGCTCCTGAATGGTCTGTGGGGTCGTCTGTGGGATGGCGAGATGCGTGTGGTGGCAACGCATTCGACATACCGACCCCTGGGTCAGGAGGAGGTCGAGGTGGATTCGGCGGTATGCCGTGTGGCTGGTGGCCATGGAACGTCTCCGGTGGGTTCGGGCGACGCCACGAGAGGGCGTCGGGGCTGGTGCGGGCTGAGGTCAGGCGCAGCAGCAACACCGCATGACGCCGCAGCACATGGAAGCCATGTGCATGCGCATCACTGCGGTGGTCGAAGACATGCCTCCAGTGGAGCACGACTCGTCGAGAGCCGTCCACGAAGTCCGGGGCGTGTCTCGCGTTCCGGGACGAAGCAACGGTCGGCGCACGGCCGGACGGGGGGAGTGGTCGGCGGCTCGGCCACGCGCGAACGTGGCCGAGCCGGGACGTCAGTGCGAGCGGCCCCGGGACGGGGGGCGCCGCAGGTTGGCGCAGGCGAAGCAGGTGGTGGCGTGGGGGAGCGCCTCCAGCCGTTCCGCGCCGATGGGTTCGTTGCAGCTCTCACAGAGCGTGGGCAGTGGCTGGTCCGGCACGTGTTCGTCTCCTCGATGGACCCCAACCATCGCACGTCCCCAGCGGCCGGGACGCCACTGGTGTCCCGGCCGTGGTCCAGGGGGGAAGACGTCGCCCAACGCGGCAGGCCTCTTCGCGTCCCCTTGGTGCCCGGAGGCAGCACGTACGAGGGGCCGGTCACCTGGTGGTGACCGGCCCCTNGAACCCCGAACCCGCTGATTAAGAGTCAGCTGCTCTGCCAATTGAGCTAATGGCGCGCGAGGAGAGACATTAGCAGGACGATGCCGGGGACGTGAAATCGGCTCCCGGGTCGGTCAGGAGCGGCCGCGTCGACGCGATGCGGCGACCAGTGCGGTCCCTGCTGCCACCGCGAGGGCGCCGACGCCGACGGCCAGCCCCAGGCGCAACGTCTGGCCGCCGTCATCGGCGGAAGTCGTTGCCGTGGCTGGGCTTTCGCTCGTGCTCGAGGTGCTCGGGGATGCCGTCGTCGTGTTCGCCCCGGACGTCGTGGTCGGCTCCGGCACCGGCTCGGAGGAGGACGTCGCCGATGCCCCGGTGATGGTGAATGTCGTGGTGTCCGACACGGGGTGACCATCCTCACTGACCACGCGGAACGACACCGAGTACTTGCCATCGGGGAGCGAGTCCGCGAGCGGTTGGGTGACGGTCCTGCCGTCGACCTGAGGGCGCCCCTCACCGGCGTCACCGGACGGTCCGGTCACCGTGACGGTGGCGAAGCTCGCGCCGATCGGCTCGTTGAACTCCAGCGTCACCTGGCGCGGGGCCGTCGCCACCGTGCCGCCGTCGGCAGGGTTGATGGACTTCAGCGCCGCGTGGGCGTCCGCGGCGACGGCGCTGATGATCGAGGAAAGCACGCCGAGCAGCAGCCCCAGCACGGCCACCCACACGGTGATCCTGATGGTCCTGCGCTTGCCTTCGGATTCCATGAACACCCGACCATCCTGCCTGAGATGCCGGGGAGGTCAGGGATCGCCTGCTCAGAGCGGGGCCGGTACGGCGTCCTCGCGCACGAGCCCCTGCACGTGCCAGACGAGCCCGCCGTGCTGGTGGGCCAGGGTGAAGCCACGCCTGGCCACGGTGTCGATCATCTCCTGCGGCGGGTGCGTCCAGGAGCGGAAGGTCCGGCCCCGCAGCCGCAGCAGCGCGTTCTCGAACGTCGAGGCCGCGCGACTCATGGGGTTGCGGGGAGGGTGGCTGAACACCACCACCCGGCGGGCGTGGTCGGCGGCTGCGGCCAGCAGCCGTTCGTGGTCGGGATAGCAGCAGACGACACGGTGCAGCACGACGACGTCGGCCACCGGGACGTCCTCGGGGGACACGACGATGTCGATGAGGCGCCGCTCCATGCGCGACGAGAGGCCTGCCGCGTCCGAGAGCCGGCGGGCCGGCTCGTCGTAGGCAGGGACGAGCTCGAGGTTGATCGAGCACGCGGCGCCGGCACGGAGCAGCTCGAGCTGGATCTCACCGACCCCGCCGCCGATCTCGAGCACCGTCGCCCCTTCGATGCCCTGTCGGGTCAGGAAGGCGACGATCTCCCGCTCGGTGCGGCCCAGCCCGCGACGGCGGTAGCGGCGCTCGCGGTGACGGGCAAACCCGGACCCGAACACCGCGCGATACCCGCCTGGGTCGCAACAACCGGACACGGTCCCAGTGTGGACCCCCGGGGGTGGTGCTGACGAGCGACAGGGCGCCTCGGTCGAGGCGCCCTGTCGGTGGAGCGGTGGAGCGGTCGTCAGCGGCGCGGGACCGCTCCAGGGACCGGGGCGACGACCGGCGGCAGCGAGCGGGCCGAGGCGCCGCTGCGGAGCTGCTCCTCCGGGAAGGGCTCCTGGTCGATCTTCTCCGTGAAGGGCTGGACGTCACCGACGCACTTGGCGCCGGCGGCCGGCACCTTCACCCCGATGAGGTAGGAGTCGACCGCGTTCGTGACGCACGCGGACGTCCCGTAGGCGGTGTGTCCCCAGCTGTCGCTGCTGACGAGGCGGCTGTTCGGCAGCAGCGTCGACGCCTTCACGGCTCCGGCGTAGTTGGTCGCCGGGTCCCAGTAGTTGCCGACGACGAGCACCGGGTTGGCCGTCCGCTTGGTGAACGGGCCGCGGTAGGAGTCCTCGTCCGTGACCGTCCACGTGGACGACGCGCAGGGAGCCGACGCCCAGGACCACAGGGGTCCGAAGCCGGGAGCGGTGCGCTCGGCGCTCGCCGTGAAGTACGGCCACAGACGCGCCGAGCTCGGGTTGCGGCTGTCGGTGCACAGCACGGACTGGAACGCCTCGGGCGAGTTGTCGTACGGGAAGGCCCAGCCGGCGCGGGCACCGGCCTTGGCGAGCTGGGCCTTGGTGGCCTTGTCGCTGTCCTTCGCGGCCGCCAGGCGGGCCTGCATGGACAGAGCGGTGGCGCGGGTGCTCGCCTTGCGGGCCATCGGGTCCTCGAGCATCTGGGCGAAGCCGGTCAGGTCCCAGTCGACGAACATGGGGCCGTCCGGGTTGTAGAGGTCGCTCAGCAGGATCGACACCATGAAGGCGTAGTCGATGGTGAAGACCACCTCGCCCGTGTCCTCGTCCGTGAAGACGATCGGGTTGGCCTTGATCTTGCTGATGACCTCGGCGTAGGTCTGGCGGGGGTCGCCGAGCTGGGCCAGCATGCAGTAGTCGGG is a window of Pedococcus aerophilus DNA encoding:
- a CDS encoding alpha/beta hydrolase, giving the protein MSVRRLLGGALAFLVAGAVVVPATTTAASGATPAPDRTSAIEARRVDSVPKPAITWFDCSVVTPRAACGTVKLPLDYDQPKGATTEVALLRVKVADPSKRLGTLFVNPGGPGGSGVILAASAREFLSPALLARFDIVGVDPRGINFSDNVRCFKDLGAQAKALGPILETPFPTTAAGRNAYVASAMAFGRGCSSSGQALGASMSTAEVARDMDVLRRTFGDAKLNYLGFSYGTYLGQTYANMFPDRVRAVAIDGVLDPIAWAGTEGATIQPQTQRIKSGEGAHNALLKVLDVCKAKGPDYCMLAQLGDPRQTYAEVISKIKANPIVFTDEDTGEVVFTIDYAFMVSILLSDLYNPDGPMFVDWDLTGFAQMLEDPMARKASTRATALSMQARLAAAKDSDKATKAQLAKAGARAGWAFPYDNSPEAFQSVLCTDSRNPSSARLWPYFTASAERTAPGFGPLWSWASAPCASSTWTVTDEDSYRGPFTKRTANPVLVVGNYWDPATNYAGAVKASTLLPNSRLVSSDSWGHTAYGTSACVTNAVDSYLIGVKVPAAGAKCVGDVQPFTEKIDQEPFPEEQLRSGASARSLPPVVAPVPGAVPRR